The following are encoded together in the Streptomyces flavofungini genome:
- a CDS encoding S1C family serine protease: MRLPRTRVPLLPATAVLVVLVAGCSGGGDGDRADEVDRSTTQAAPAAASDLQDDYQKVIKDVLPSVVQIDASDSLGSGVVYDDKGHIVTNAHVVGEEKAFRVTTATGEQPLEAKLVSAYPEQDLAVIKLDKVPSGLKAAKFGDSTKVDVGTIVLAMGSPLGLSSSVTQGIVSATGRTVSEGRQDGGTGATIANMVQTSAAINPGNSGGALVDLDGSVIGIPTLAATDPDMGDGAAPGIGFAIPSSMVKTVAGQIVKSGRVTDSGRAALGVTARTVLGDDYRPAGVALVEVQDGGAAAEAGLEPGDIITDLGGTPITTVTSLSETLAAVEPGAKERVTYVRDGDERTAEVTLGEM, from the coding sequence ATGAGACTGCCGCGCACCCGCGTCCCGCTGCTTCCCGCCACCGCCGTCCTGGTCGTCCTCGTCGCCGGGTGTTCCGGCGGCGGGGACGGCGACCGGGCGGACGAGGTGGACCGGTCGACCACACAGGCGGCGCCCGCCGCCGCGAGCGACCTTCAGGACGACTACCAGAAGGTGATCAAGGACGTGCTGCCGTCGGTCGTGCAGATCGACGCGTCCGACAGCCTCGGCTCCGGGGTGGTCTACGACGACAAGGGGCACATCGTCACCAACGCCCATGTCGTGGGCGAGGAGAAGGCGTTCCGGGTGACCACGGCCACCGGCGAGCAGCCGCTCGAGGCGAAGCTGGTGTCGGCGTACCCGGAGCAGGACCTCGCCGTGATCAAGCTGGACAAGGTGCCGAGCGGGCTGAAGGCCGCGAAGTTCGGCGACTCCACGAAGGTCGACGTCGGCACGATCGTGCTCGCCATGGGCTCGCCGCTCGGCCTGTCGTCGAGCGTCACCCAGGGCATCGTCTCGGCGACCGGACGTACGGTCAGCGAGGGCCGCCAGGACGGCGGCACCGGCGCGACGATCGCCAACATGGTGCAGACGTCGGCCGCGATCAACCCGGGCAACAGCGGTGGCGCCCTCGTCGACCTCGACGGCTCGGTCATCGGCATCCCGACGCTCGCCGCGACCGACCCGGACATGGGCGACGGCGCGGCTCCCGGCATCGGCTTCGCGATCCCCTCGTCCATGGTCAAGACGGTGGCCGGGCAGATCGTGAAGAGCGGCCGGGTCACCGACTCGGGCCGGGCCGCGCTCGGCGTCACCGCCCGCACCGTGCTCGGCGACGACTACCGCCCCGCGGGCGTCGCGCTCGTCGAGGTGCAGGACGGCGGCGCCGCGGCCGAGGCGGGCCTCGAGCCCGGTGACATCATCACCGACCTCGGCGGCACCCCCATCACCACCGTCACCTCGCTCTCCGAGACGCTCGCGGCGGTGGAGCCGGGCGCCAAGGAGCGGGTGACGTACGTACGGGACGGGGACGAGCGGACGGCCGAGGTCACGCTCGGCGAGATGTAG
- a CDS encoding class I SAM-dependent methyltransferase, translated as MDLAQQPTEPRSACLARIADGTARFHEPRREDCPWCGSTRLRVRLRTADLIQRKPGGFTLERCDDCAHTFQNPRLTADGLDFYRLGSVRHDLGHRDHWRQDLCHGLTGGAPALLARAGAGRARRLAGVRALSRIDEPESWLDVGTGRGRFPEAARDVLPYTAFDGLDTDPGLAEGVRRGRIEEAHRGRLTDLAERIAGRYDVLSMIHYLQRRPDPRAELAAARTVLRPGGHLLIEAPDPECRSARLLGKWWASYRQPRHPHFVPLTNLCRELDELGFTVVDVDRRTPHVPSDLTTACALVLNRLLPEADRPWRTRAPSALHQRLRRTAWHAATPLLALAYAADLLLAPLLTRTGGGNTYRVIARRQADG; from the coding sequence ATGGACCTCGCCCAGCAGCCCACCGAACCCCGCTCCGCCTGCCTCGCCCGCATCGCCGACGGCACCGCCCGGTTCCACGAACCCCGGCGCGAGGACTGCCCCTGGTGCGGCTCGACCCGTCTGCGCGTGCGGCTGCGCACCGCCGACCTGATCCAGCGCAAGCCGGGCGGCTTCACCCTGGAGCGGTGCGACGACTGCGCCCACACCTTCCAGAACCCCCGCCTCACCGCCGACGGCCTCGACTTCTACCGCCTCGGCTCGGTCCGCCACGACCTCGGCCACCGGGACCACTGGCGCCAGGACCTGTGCCACGGGCTCACCGGCGGCGCCCCGGCGCTCCTGGCCCGGGCCGGGGCCGGCCGCGCCCGGCGGCTCGCCGGGGTCCGCGCGCTGAGCCGCATCGACGAGCCCGAGAGCTGGCTCGACGTGGGCACCGGCCGCGGCCGCTTCCCTGAGGCCGCCAGGGACGTGCTGCCGTACACGGCCTTCGACGGACTCGACACCGACCCGGGCCTCGCCGAGGGCGTGCGGCGCGGACGCATCGAGGAGGCCCACCGCGGCCGCCTCACCGACCTGGCCGAGCGCATCGCAGGGCGCTACGACGTGCTCAGCATGATCCACTACCTGCAACGCCGCCCCGACCCGCGCGCGGAACTCGCGGCGGCCCGCACCGTGCTGCGCCCCGGCGGCCACCTGCTGATCGAGGCCCCGGACCCCGAGTGCCGCTCGGCCCGGCTGCTCGGCAAGTGGTGGGCGTCCTACCGCCAGCCGCGCCACCCGCACTTCGTGCCGCTCACCAACCTCTGCCGGGAACTGGACGAGCTCGGCTTCACCGTCGTCGACGTCGACCGCCGCACCCCGCACGTCCCGTCCGACCTGACCACGGCCTGCGCGCTCGTCCTCAACCGGCTCCTGCCCGAGGCAGACCGCCCCTGGCGCACCCGCGCGCCGAGCGCCCTGCACCAGCGCCTGCGCCGCACGGCCTGGCACGCGGCCACCCCCCTGCTCGCCCTCGCGTACGCGGCGGACCTGCTGCTCGCGCCCCTGCTGACGCGCACGGGAGGCGGGAACACATACCGGGTGATCGCGCGCCGGCAGGCGGACGGGTGA
- a CDS encoding phosphatidylglycerol lysyltransferase domain-containing protein, whose amino-acid sequence MGEERAGEERAGEQRAGEQRLRTSTVTSRRGAAVAVWYLRAVTFVNFLSAVWVSLGQDLRRHNTENYFTPYLLTAGFASGVFTMFLAITMRRRKRAAWILNLVLSGLFLLLFAFAMCFPEIRQYAQNWISLGLTALFVAALLVGRREFYAVGDRSNPKLAAVVAVGGLLVTSLFAAFLVTVTNHAHDDYRSTFLDRWRYGTMRLVSLAADDARFAGISTPGWVNVTINVLSTVLLCAVLYAAFRSRRAVDPLSEDDEERLRALLDRHGERDSLGYFALRREKSVVWSPTGKAAVAYRVVSGVSLASGDPIGDPEAWPGAIEPWLAEARAHGWTPAVMGASEEAGTIYARHGLDALELGDEAIVEIQEFTLEGRAMRTVRQAYNRVKRAGYEVRIRRHHDIPADEMAHLLERADDWRDGATERGFSMALGRLGDPADGECVMLECRDGEGELRAVLSFVPWGPHGLSLDLMRRDRDSENGLMEFMVIELLQRAAEIQITQVSLNFAMFRSVFERGSRLGAGPVLRLWRSLLSFFSRWWQIESLYRANAKYRPIWEPRFLLFEKSGDLLRIGIASARAEGFLEAPGLPKWLHRTHLESRR is encoded by the coding sequence ATGGGAGAAGAACGGGCAGGGGAAGAACGGGCGGGCGAACAGCGGGCGGGCGAACAGCGGCTCCGGACGTCCACGGTGACCTCGCGGCGCGGGGCCGCCGTGGCCGTCTGGTATCTGCGGGCCGTCACGTTCGTGAACTTCCTCAGCGCCGTGTGGGTCTCCCTCGGCCAGGACCTGCGGCGCCACAACACCGAGAACTACTTCACCCCGTACCTGCTCACCGCGGGCTTCGCCTCCGGCGTCTTCACGATGTTCCTGGCGATCACCATGCGGCGCAGGAAACGGGCCGCATGGATCCTCAACCTCGTTCTGAGCGGCCTCTTCCTGCTCCTGTTCGCCTTCGCGATGTGCTTCCCGGAGATCAGGCAGTACGCGCAGAACTGGATCTCGCTCGGCCTCACCGCGCTGTTCGTCGCCGCCCTCCTCGTCGGCCGCCGCGAGTTCTACGCCGTCGGCGACCGCTCGAACCCCAAGCTCGCGGCGGTGGTCGCCGTCGGCGGGCTCCTGGTGACGTCCCTGTTCGCCGCGTTCCTCGTGACCGTCACCAACCACGCCCACGACGACTACCGCTCGACGTTCCTCGACCGCTGGCGCTACGGCACGATGCGCCTGGTGTCGCTGGCCGCCGACGACGCCCGGTTCGCCGGGATCTCCACGCCGGGCTGGGTCAACGTCACCATCAACGTCCTGAGCACGGTCCTCCTGTGCGCCGTCCTGTACGCCGCGTTCCGCTCCCGCCGGGCCGTCGACCCGCTCTCGGAGGACGACGAGGAGCGATTGCGGGCCCTGCTCGACCGGCACGGCGAGCGCGACTCGCTCGGCTACTTCGCGCTGCGCCGCGAGAAGAGCGTGGTGTGGTCGCCGACGGGCAAGGCCGCGGTCGCGTACCGGGTGGTGAGCGGGGTCTCCCTGGCCTCCGGCGACCCCATCGGCGACCCCGAGGCCTGGCCGGGGGCGATCGAGCCCTGGCTCGCCGAGGCCCGCGCGCACGGCTGGACCCCGGCCGTGATGGGCGCGAGCGAGGAGGCGGGCACCATCTACGCCCGGCACGGCCTGGACGCCCTCGAGCTGGGTGACGAGGCGATCGTGGAGATCCAGGAGTTCACGCTGGAGGGCCGGGCCATGCGCACCGTCCGGCAGGCCTACAACCGCGTCAAGCGCGCCGGTTACGAGGTCCGCATCCGCCGCCACCACGACATCCCCGCCGACGAGATGGCCCACCTCCTGGAGCGCGCCGACGACTGGCGCGACGGCGCCACCGAGCGGGGCTTCTCCATGGCGCTCGGGCGGCTCGGCGACCCGGCGGACGGCGAGTGCGTGATGCTGGAGTGCCGGGACGGCGAGGGGGAGCTGCGGGCGGTGCTCTCGTTCGTGCCGTGGGGACCGCACGGCCTCTCGCTCGACCTGATGCGGCGCGACCGCGACTCCGAGAACGGCCTGATGGAGTTCATGGTCATCGAGCTGCTCCAGCGCGCGGCGGAGATCCAGATCACGCAGGTGTCACTGAACTTCGCGATGTTCAGGTCGGTCTTCGAGCGTGGCTCACGGCTAGGCGCGGGCCCGGTGCTCCGGCTGTGGCGCTCGCTGCTCAGCTTCTTCTCCCGGTGGTGGCAGATCGAGTCGCTGTATCGCGCCAACGCCAAGTACCGGCCCATCTGGGAACCCCGCTTCCTCCTCTTCGAGAAGAGCGGCGACCTGCTGCGCATCGGCATCGCGTCCGCTCGCGCCGAAGGTTTTCTGGAGGCGCCGGGACTGCCGAAATGGCTGCACCGCACACATCTGGAGTCCCGACGATGA
- the cobT gene encoding nicotinate-nucleotide--dimethylbenzimidazole phosphoribosyltransferase translates to MSSLILDDFTDLIERPDGGVRRDAEERRERQAVPPGALGRLDDLAEWLSAAQGAVPVKPIERPRAVLFAGDHGVAELGVSARAAGGAADLVRAVLSGASPAAVLARQLDVPVRVVDMALDCDPGSLPAEVAGHRVRRGSGRVDIEDALTQKEAERAVAAGVALADEEADSGTDLVVLGDISVGGTTPAATLIAALCGTDASVVTGRGGAPIDDLAWMRKCAAVRDALRRARPVLGDQLELLATVGGADVAAMTGFLLQCAVRRTPVILDGVVSAAAALVAQRVAFRAPDWWLAAHDSGEPAQAKALDRMALEPLLAHGVKVGEGVGALLAVPVVRAAAALSAELPMAAAESGESAEADKAAGEADNAAAEADKAEGGPTD, encoded by the coding sequence ATGAGCTCGCTGATTCTCGACGACTTCACCGACCTGATCGAGCGGCCCGACGGCGGGGTGCGCCGGGACGCCGAAGAGCGCAGGGAGCGCCAGGCCGTGCCGCCCGGCGCGCTGGGCCGCCTCGACGACCTCGCGGAATGGCTGTCGGCGGCGCAGGGCGCGGTGCCGGTCAAGCCGATCGAGCGGCCTCGTGCGGTGCTCTTCGCGGGCGATCACGGAGTGGCCGAGCTCGGCGTCTCCGCGCGGGCGGCGGGCGGCGCGGCCGATCTCGTGCGCGCCGTGCTGAGCGGAGCGAGCCCGGCGGCCGTGCTCGCGCGGCAGCTCGACGTACCCGTGCGGGTCGTCGACATGGCCCTGGACTGCGATCCCGGGTCGTTGCCCGCCGAGGTCGCGGGGCACCGGGTGCGACGCGGCTCCGGACGCGTCGACATCGAGGACGCGCTGACGCAGAAGGAGGCCGAGCGTGCCGTCGCCGCGGGCGTCGCGCTGGCCGACGAGGAGGCCGACTCCGGCACGGACCTGGTCGTGCTCGGCGACATCAGCGTCGGCGGCACGACGCCCGCGGCCACGCTGATCGCCGCGCTCTGCGGCACGGACGCCTCCGTCGTCACCGGGCGGGGCGGGGCGCCGATCGACGACCTCGCGTGGATGCGCAAGTGCGCGGCGGTGCGGGACGCGCTGCGGCGGGCCCGGCCGGTCCTCGGCGACCAGCTGGAACTGCTCGCGACGGTGGGCGGTGCCGATGTCGCGGCGATGACGGGGTTCCTGTTGCAGTGCGCGGTGCGGCGCACGCCGGTGATCCTGGACGGGGTCGTGTCGGCGGCCGCGGCGCTGGTGGCCCAGCGGGTGGCGTTCCGGGCGCCGGACTGGTGGCTCGCCGCGCACGACAGCGGGGAGCCTGCGCAGGCCAAGGCCCTGGACCGGATGGCGCTCGAACCCCTGCTCGCGCACGGCGTGAAGGTCGGCGAGGGCGTGGGCGCCCTCCTCGCGGTGCCGGTGGTGCGGGCCGCGGCGGCCCTGTCGGCCGAACTGCCCATGGCAGCCGCCGAGTCCGGAGAATCCGCCGAGGCCGACAAGGCGGCGGGCGAGGCCGACAACGCCGCCGCCGAGGCCGACAAGGCGGAGGGCGGGCCCACCGACTAG
- a CDS encoding class I SAM-dependent methyltransferase, producing MSEDRGASPDRAGTAVRNELVGRQLDERIVARFPLGKRLRVLDVGMGRGAQALRLARGGHEVTGVEQDADALAAVRAEVAAEPEGIRSRMRVVEGDARDTGVHFLPGSFDVVLCHGGLMHVDEPDALLAGLGRVLAPGGLLSLVVRNADALAMRPGLRADWSGALAAFGSDTYRDESGAEVRAHRLDAVGQSLAGIAAPLVAWYGVGVFSEATDIPAAGPGLEALLTAETRAGRTDPYRRVAAMLHLCGGRD from the coding sequence CTGAGCGAGGACCGGGGCGCGAGCCCCGACCGCGCGGGCACGGCCGTCAGGAACGAGCTGGTCGGCCGCCAGCTGGACGAGCGGATAGTGGCGCGGTTCCCGCTGGGCAAGCGCCTTCGCGTCCTCGACGTCGGCATGGGGCGCGGGGCGCAGGCGCTGCGTCTGGCCCGCGGCGGGCACGAGGTGACGGGCGTCGAGCAGGACGCGGACGCCCTGGCCGCCGTGCGCGCGGAGGTGGCCGCGGAGCCCGAGGGCATCCGGTCGCGGATGCGGGTCGTCGAGGGCGACGCGCGGGACACCGGCGTGCACTTCCTGCCGGGGAGCTTCGACGTCGTGCTGTGCCACGGTGGCCTGATGCACGTCGACGAGCCCGACGCGCTCCTCGCCGGGCTCGGCCGGGTGCTCGCGCCCGGCGGACTGCTGTCCCTGGTGGTGCGCAACGCCGACGCCCTCGCCATGCGCCCCGGGCTGCGGGCCGACTGGTCCGGCGCGCTCGCGGCCTTCGGCTCCGACACCTACCGCGACGAGAGCGGCGCCGAGGTCCGCGCGCACCGCCTCGACGCCGTCGGGCAGTCCCTCGCGGGCATCGCGGCACCGCTGGTCGCCTGGTACGGGGTCGGGGTGTTCTCCGAGGCCACCGACATACCGGCCGCCGGCCCCGGCCTTGAGGCACTGCTCACCGCCGAGACCCGCGCCGGGCGCACGGATCCCTACCGGCGGGTGGCGGCGATGCTGCACCTGTGCGGCGGGCGGGACTGA
- a CDS encoding DUF3043 domain-containing protein, translating to MFRSRSKDEKAPAAKAPVTDSPSAPRDPQAPKGRPTPKRALAQSQRRSVMNTPTTRKEAAKRQRDERRAAMAKQREALASGDERYLPARDKGPVRKYAREFVDSRFCVAEFFLPMAVIILVLSMVRVPQLQNIALLLWLFVIVLIVVDSVATAIRLKKRLNERFPDENKKGAVAYALMRSLQMRRLRLPKPQGKRGGRS from the coding sequence GTGTTCCGTAGCCGATCCAAGGACGAGAAGGCCCCGGCAGCCAAGGCCCCGGTGACCGACTCTCCGTCCGCGCCCCGAGACCCGCAGGCCCCCAAGGGCCGCCCCACCCCCAAGCGTGCCCTGGCCCAGTCCCAGCGCCGCAGCGTGATGAACACGCCGACGACGCGCAAGGAGGCAGCCAAGCGCCAGCGCGACGAGCGCCGCGCCGCGATGGCCAAGCAGCGCGAGGCGCTGGCCAGCGGCGACGAGCGGTATCTGCCCGCGCGTGACAAGGGTCCGGTGCGCAAGTACGCACGTGAGTTCGTGGACTCGCGGTTCTGCGTCGCCGAGTTCTTCCTGCCGATGGCCGTGATCATCCTCGTCCTGAGCATGGTCCGCGTCCCGCAGCTGCAGAACATCGCGCTGCTCCTGTGGCTCTTCGTGATCGTCCTGATCGTGGTCGACTCCGTCGCCACGGCGATCCGGCTCAAGAAGCGCCTGAACGAGCGCTTCCCGGACGAGAACAAGAAGGGCGCCGTCGCGTACGCCCTGATGCGCAGCCTCCAGATGCGCCGGCTGCGGCTGCCGAAGCCGCAGGGCAAGCGCGGGGGCCGGTCCTGA
- a CDS encoding bifunctional adenosylcobinamide kinase/adenosylcobinamide-phosphate guanylyltransferase yields MELTLLGTGAPEGLPYPGCPCAVCATALGDAARAATALLVDGVLLLDLTPGAAFAAARAGHSLGGVRQVLLSHPHDGPAVEVPAGLPQPGRVPDGRELALLTGHRVRAVATDAPGTGYEVTGPDGDRLLYLPPGAAPAGFPAEQVAYEMVVADVVGRPDGLARLRAAGGVTPTTDVVAVHIGHGAPAGAELTRRLAAAGARAVPDGTTLTVGAYEDVPDLPRRTLILGGARSGKSVEAERRLEAFPDVLYVATGGTRGGDGEWAERVRAHRERRPGSWRTTETCDLVPLLMEPGPPLLVDCLSLWLTHAMDEVNAWDDAEWAGGGERSLRKRVTELTDAVRGTRRVVVAVSNEVGSGIVPATASGRRYRDELGRLNAAFATECEHVLLVVAGQSLTLRG; encoded by the coding sequence GTGGAACTGACTCTGCTCGGCACCGGAGCCCCCGAAGGGCTGCCGTACCCCGGCTGCCCCTGCGCCGTGTGCGCGACCGCGCTCGGCGACGCGGCGCGGGCCGCCACGGCGCTGCTCGTCGACGGCGTCCTGCTGCTCGACCTCACGCCCGGCGCCGCCTTCGCCGCCGCCCGCGCCGGACACTCCCTCGGCGGGGTGCGCCAGGTGCTGCTCTCGCACCCGCACGACGGGCCCGCCGTGGAGGTGCCCGCCGGGCTTCCGCAGCCGGGGCGGGTGCCGGACGGCCGTGAGCTCGCGCTCCTGACCGGGCACCGGGTGCGCGCGGTGGCGACGGACGCGCCCGGCACCGGCTACGAGGTGACCGGGCCCGACGGCGACCGGCTCCTGTACCTGCCGCCGGGCGCGGCGCCCGCCGGCTTCCCCGCGGAGCAGGTCGCGTACGAGATGGTCGTCGCGGACGTCGTCGGCCGCCCCGACGGCCTGGCCCGGCTGCGCGCGGCCGGGGGCGTGACCCCGACGACGGACGTCGTGGCCGTGCACATCGGGCACGGGGCGCCCGCCGGTGCGGAGCTGACGCGGCGGCTCGCGGCGGCCGGGGCGCGGGCCGTGCCCGACGGCACGACGCTGACCGTCGGCGCCTACGAGGACGTGCCCGACCTGCCGCGCCGCACCCTGATCCTGGGTGGGGCCCGCTCGGGCAAGTCGGTCGAGGCGGAGCGGCGCCTGGAGGCCTTCCCGGACGTGCTGTACGTGGCCACGGGCGGTACCCGGGGCGGGGACGGCGAGTGGGCGGAGCGGGTGCGGGCGCACCGCGAGCGGCGTCCCGGTTCCTGGCGGACCACGGAGACCTGCGATCTCGTACCGCTGCTCATGGAGCCGGGGCCGCCGCTGCTCGTCGACTGTCTCTCGCTGTGGCTGACGCACGCCATGGACGAGGTGAACGCCTGGGACGACGCCGAGTGGGCGGGCGGCGGGGAACGGTCGCTGCGCAAGCGGGTCACGGAGCTCACGGACGCGGTGCGCGGCACGCGCCGGGTCGTCGTCGCGGTGTCCAACGAGGTCGGCTCGGGCATCGTCCCCGCGACCGCCTCCGGCCGCCGCTACCGCGACGAACTCGGCCGCCTCAACGCCGCGTTCGCCACCGAGTGCGAGCATGTGCTGCTGGTGGTGGCGGGGCAGTCGCTGACGCTGCGGGGGTGA